The Streptomyces sp. NBC_01689 genome includes a window with the following:
- a CDS encoding amidohydrolase family protein, protein MDAAPHRAPRQPRDVRPTGPLRPSETGRPIPYIHQVALDFPELIVVCGHIGHPWTTEMIAVADKHANVYIDTSAYTVSRYPPELVAHLRGRGRRKILFGSNYPMITPSRALEHLPELGLDEETTELFLSGNARRVFHLDDHS, encoded by the coding sequence GTGGATGCAGCACCCCACCGTGCGCCACGCCAACCACGAGATGTTCGCCCCACCGGGCCGCTGCGCCCCTCGGAGACCGGCCGGCCCATCCCGTACATCCACCAGGTCGCGCTGGACTTCCCCGAACTCATCGTCGTCTGCGGGCACATCGGCCATCCGTGGACCACCGAGATGATCGCGGTCGCCGACAAGCACGCCAACGTGTACATCGACACGAGCGCCTACACCGTCAGCCGCTACCCGCCCGAACTGGTCGCTCATCTCCGCGGCCGGGGGCGGCGGAAGATCCTCTTCGGCAGCAACTACCCCATGATCACGCCGAGTCGGGCGCTGGAGCACCTCCCCGAGCTGGGCCTCGACGAGGAGACCACCGAGCTGTTCCTCTCCGGCAACGCCAGGCGCGTCTTCCACCTCGACGATCATTCGTAG
- a CDS encoding N-formylglutamate amidohydrolase: protein MTENPASFALLPGADTSPVVLHVPHSSRHVPASVRAGIALDDRALEAELDHITDAHTAELAERASRAARVAPWRCVNRLSRLVVDPERFPDEREEMRAVGMGAVYTRTTHGAVLRPADTDPEPLIEHFFRPYARAMTAAVADRLAATGRAVVIDVHSYPTARLPYELHGEGPRPAVCLGTDAFHTPAALVDRARKAFEGVGTVGIDSPFSGAYVPLRFHGEDPRVTSLMVEIRRDTYMSEPGGPAGPGLARLASALGTLVDALSEQP from the coding sequence GTGACCGAGAACCCCGCCTCCTTCGCGCTGCTGCCCGGCGCCGACACCTCCCCCGTCGTCCTGCACGTCCCGCACTCCTCGCGGCACGTCCCGGCGTCCGTGCGCGCCGGGATCGCTCTCGACGACCGGGCCCTGGAAGCCGAGTTGGACCACATCACGGACGCGCACACCGCCGAACTCGCGGAACGGGCGTCACGCGCGGCCCGCGTCGCTCCGTGGCGATGCGTGAACCGCCTCTCCCGTCTCGTGGTCGATCCCGAGCGGTTTCCGGACGAGCGGGAGGAGATGCGCGCCGTCGGCATGGGCGCGGTCTACACGCGCACGACCCACGGCGCCGTGCTGCGTCCGGCCGACACCGACCCGGAACCGCTGATCGAACACTTCTTCCGCCCGTACGCGCGGGCGATGACCGCCGCCGTGGCCGACCGGCTGGCCGCCACCGGGCGGGCCGTGGTGATCGACGTCCACTCGTATCCGACGGCCCGGCTGCCGTACGAGCTGCACGGCGAGGGCCCACGTCCGGCGGTCTGTCTGGGCACCGACGCCTTCCACACCCCCGCCGCACTGGTGGACCGGGCGAGGAAGGCGTTCGAGGGCGTCGGGACCGTGGGGATCGACAGCCCGTTCTCCGGCGCCTATGTGCCGCTGCGCTTCCACGGCGAGGATCCACGGGTCACCTCCCTGATGGTGGAGATCAGGCGGGACACGTACATGAGCGAGCCCGGCGGCCCGGCCGGTCCGGGGCTCGCGCGTCTGGCGAGCGCGCTCGGGACCCTGGTCGACGCCCTGTCGGAGCAGCCGTGA
- a CDS encoding DUF4032 domain-containing protein has product MALQISATNPEHPTLLLDLPWHLPLEEWPEHHLVPLPRGISRHVVRYARAGSEVVAVKELAERPALREYEMLRGLDRLSIPAVDPLAVVTGRTDADGGPLESVLITRHLGGSMPYRSMFETTMRPATMHRLMDALAVLLVRLHLAGFAWGDCSLSNTLFRRDAGAYAAYLVDAETGELQPRLSDGQREYDLDLARVNISGELLDLEAAGALHPSVDPIEFGAEICARYRSLWEELTRTSVYPAGKHHYIDRRIRRLNDLGFDVAEMQIAHSSNGDTVTFVPKVVDAGHHQRQLLRLTGLDTEENQARRLLNDLESWMATQDDYAPGGASASSSPPADDAYPRAARPEVLAHRWVRDVFRPTVRAVPPELRGSMDPAEIYHELLEHRWYLSERAQHDIGLDTAVRDYVTTVLPKVRESLLPPPEGPAEPA; this is encoded by the coding sequence ATGGCCTTGCAGATCAGCGCCACCAACCCGGAGCACCCCACGCTCCTGCTCGACCTGCCCTGGCACCTGCCGCTGGAGGAGTGGCCCGAGCATCACCTGGTCCCGCTGCCGCGCGGCATCTCACGGCACGTGGTGCGCTACGCGCGCGCCGGGAGTGAAGTGGTGGCGGTCAAGGAGCTCGCCGAACGGCCCGCCCTGCGCGAGTACGAGATGCTGCGCGGCCTGGACCGGCTCTCCATCCCGGCGGTGGACCCGCTCGCCGTGGTCACCGGGCGCACCGACGCCGACGGCGGACCCCTGGAGTCCGTCCTCATCACCCGCCATCTGGGCGGCTCGATGCCCTACCGGTCGATGTTCGAGACGACCATGCGGCCGGCCACCATGCACCGGCTGATGGACGCGCTGGCGGTGCTCCTGGTCCGGCTGCATCTCGCCGGCTTCGCCTGGGGCGACTGCTCGCTCTCCAACACGCTCTTCCGCCGCGACGCCGGAGCGTACGCGGCCTATCTGGTGGACGCCGAGACCGGGGAGCTGCAGCCCCGGCTGAGCGACGGGCAGCGGGAGTACGACCTCGACCTCGCCCGCGTCAACATCAGCGGCGAGCTGCTGGACCTGGAGGCGGCCGGGGCGCTGCACCCCTCCGTCGACCCGATCGAGTTCGGCGCGGAGATCTGCGCCCGCTACCGGAGTCTGTGGGAGGAGCTGACCCGCACCTCCGTCTATCCGGCGGGCAAGCACCACTACATCGACCGCCGCATCCGGCGCCTCAACGACCTCGGGTTCGACGTCGCCGAGATGCAGATCGCGCACTCCTCGAACGGGGACACGGTCACCTTCGTCCCCAAGGTCGTCGACGCGGGCCACCACCAGCGCCAGCTGCTGCGACTGACCGGGCTCGACACGGAGGAGAACCAGGCCCGCCGGCTGCTGAACGACCTGGAGAGCTGGATGGCCACCCAGGACGACTACGCCCCCGGCGGTGCCTCCGCGAGCTCGTCGCCCCCGGCGGACGACGCGTATCCGCGGGCCGCGCGCCCCGAGGTCCTCGCCCACCGGTGGGTGCGCGACGTCTTCCGGCCGACCGTCCGCGCCGTGCCGCCGGAGCTGCGCGGCTCCATGGACCCCGCGGAGATCTACCACGAGCTGCTCGAACACCGGTGGTACCTGTCCGAGCGCGCTCAGCACGACATCGGGCTGGACACGGCCGTCCGGGACTACGTCACCACCGTCCTCCCCAAGGTACGGGAGTCCCTGCTGCCACCGCCGGAGGGCCCCGCGGAGCCCGCGTGA
- a CDS encoding Crp/Fnr family transcriptional regulator produces MPTALRLLPALSAEHRDRLMTVAREVSFPADGKIFEAGGTADRFWVVRSGTVSLYQQVVGERRISVATLGPGDLLGWSWLFPPHHWDFGAEAFSPVRAYEFDAGEVLGLCAKDPALELSLTRTIAAILAHRLETTRAALIEHYARHGGGGLR; encoded by the coding sequence ATGCCCACTGCCCTGCGGCTGCTGCCCGCCCTCTCCGCCGAACACCGCGACCGGCTGATGACCGTGGCACGGGAGGTCTCCTTCCCCGCGGACGGAAAGATCTTCGAGGCGGGGGGAACCGCGGACCGCTTCTGGGTGGTCCGCTCGGGCACCGTTTCGCTGTACCAACAGGTCGTCGGGGAACGGCGCATCTCCGTGGCCACGCTGGGGCCGGGGGATCTGCTGGGCTGGTCCTGGCTGTTCCCACCGCACCACTGGGACTTCGGCGCCGAGGCGTTCAGCCCGGTACGCGCCTACGAGTTCGACGCCGGCGAGGTGCTCGGGCTCTGCGCGAAGGATCCGGCGCTGGAGCTGTCGCTGACCCGGACGATCGCGGCGATCCTCGCCCACCGGCTGGAAACGACCCGGGCGGCCCTGATCGAGCACTACGCGCGGCACGGAGGCGGGGGCCTGCGCTAG